Proteins encoded together in one Coleofasciculus sp. FACHB-T130 window:
- a CDS encoding ammonium transporter, which yields MIKKVLITWILALCLLGGPMVGNALAQDASPSVSPSPELSAPATVPGEPADASRQEASPAVAEAPKIDTGDTAFMLISSALVLLMTPGLAFFYGGLVRSRNVLNTIMMSFILMGVVGVTWTLWGYSLAFAPTSLTPGADPPFSANPFIGSLNWLFLNNVAFDQPDPVGYAGTIPHQVFMVYQMMFAIITPALISGAIVERMSFKAYFWFILLWSTFIYSPLAHWVWGKGWIGTFGALDFAGGTVVHISSGVSAVVAAWVIGPRKSFMVTPHAPHNVPYVLLGIGMLWFGWFGFNAGSALTAGSLAAVAFVATMVAAAAGGLTWVILEWLLRGKPTAIGIASGFLGGLVGVTPAAGYVNPLGAIFIGSVTSVCCFFAVSLRAKLQFDDSLDTFPIHGVGGTIGALLTGLVATTTVNSAGDNGLFFGNPVQLWEQIVGVLATYVFAGVGTFAILKLLSLAMDLRVKPNAEDQGLDINEHGEEGYGEDFATGLSFKGE from the coding sequence GTGATCAAGAAAGTTCTCATTACTTGGATACTGGCGCTGTGTCTTCTGGGTGGCCCAATGGTAGGAAATGCGCTTGCCCAAGACGCATCGCCTTCGGTGAGTCCTTCCCCGGAATTGTCCGCTCCCGCAACGGTTCCTGGGGAACCAGCCGATGCTTCGCGTCAGGAAGCGTCGCCAGCGGTTGCTGAGGCTCCGAAAATCGACACAGGCGATACCGCATTTATGCTAATTTCATCAGCCCTAGTGCTGCTGATGACGCCTGGGTTAGCTTTTTTCTATGGCGGATTAGTGCGATCGCGCAACGTCCTCAACACCATTATGATGAGCTTCATCCTCATGGGAGTTGTCGGCGTTACCTGGACTCTGTGGGGCTATAGCCTCGCCTTTGCACCCACTTCCTTGACCCCTGGAGCCGATCCTCCTTTCAGTGCCAATCCCTTCATTGGCAGCCTGAACTGGCTATTTTTGAATAACGTCGCCTTCGACCAACCCGATCCGGTCGGTTACGCTGGCACGATTCCCCATCAAGTGTTCATGGTTTACCAGATGATGTTTGCCATCATCACTCCAGCCCTAATTTCTGGGGCTATCGTGGAGCGGATGAGTTTCAAGGCATACTTCTGGTTCATCCTGCTTTGGTCTACCTTTATCTACTCTCCTTTAGCTCACTGGGTTTGGGGCAAAGGCTGGATCGGTACATTTGGAGCCTTAGATTTTGCTGGAGGAACCGTCGTACACATCAGCTCTGGCGTCTCTGCTGTCGTCGCCGCTTGGGTGATTGGGCCGCGAAAAAGCTTCATGGTGACACCACACGCACCCCATAACGTGCCTTACGTGCTACTCGGAATCGGTATGCTCTGGTTTGGCTGGTTTGGCTTTAATGCCGGGAGTGCTTTAACAGCAGGTTCCCTAGCAGCGGTAGCTTTCGTCGCCACAATGGTCGCTGCGGCAGCCGGCGGTCTCACTTGGGTCATCCTGGAATGGCTACTCAGAGGCAAACCGACAGCAATTGGCATTGCCAGCGGTTTCCTCGGCGGACTGGTTGGCGTGACCCCGGCAGCCGGATACGTGAATCCGCTCGGAGCCATCTTCATCGGTTCCGTTACCTCTGTTTGCTGTTTCTTTGCCGTCAGTCTCCGAGCCAAGTTGCAGTTTGACGATTCTTTGGATACCTTTCCTATCCACGGCGTTGGCGGGACGATAGGGGCGCTTCTGACGGGTCTGGTTGCGACGACAACCGTTAACTCAGCAGGAGACAACGGTTTATTTTTCGGCAATCCCGTCCAATTATGGGAACAGATTGTCGGTGTCTTAGCAACTTATGTGTTTGCCGGGGTGGGCACTTTTGCTATCCTCAAACTTTTAAGTTTGGCGATGGATTTGCGAGTCAAACCTAACGCTGAAGACCAAGGTTTAGACATCAACGAGCATGGTGAAGAAGGTTATGGAGAGGATTTTGCCACTGGACTGAGCTTCAAAGGCGAATAA